From a single Nostoc edaphicum CCNP1411 genomic region:
- a CDS encoding peptidoglycan DD-metalloendopeptidase family protein, whose amino-acid sequence MKRALKKRVKAVLNNNPSSDDAPVELLNVMNPKVNRRVRTKAAMIGLAISMGATSLLVTRQSDQAQAAVPVGSQKATSAIPAVPDTEVKFASTKLESQAVSSASVPESPVIVEPTAVSQVPGLEAKWQVAASGMSLQVPASETFSQATADYKNSPYLKPQLAQGLNNTLAETSFPTVNNLSDSSADGFGSTNASLTAEPQTVATSSAVNSEINAQLKAQQEFALNRLQEKSNRLRKSLAQLRSGENQNLSQADLELAQPTTVVEKTVLAQSDISDDASKANLISRLKQKTQTNTSVPVQVTPTVIASSTRTAYEVKPGDTLAAIASRYNTSVSEIVKANNLNNPNELQISQKLVIPAVQVEATVATKPTFVESSKTPKVATSPVNIGSANSYLPSSQSPTIADNSSVAVPTPVTVQVQANSATDLETAPPTVRSYGVGGDIPVPQAFAEMQQPKTAANRVARGNNNNNDRLRGLQAEIQRLQQKYRAQQSGNLVVPAAATEINNAAMLTPISTPNNIPVPNSAPRRNSVAIPIPVPTPIRANYSAQPIKTQFRTTVRPNEAVNPEFLPNLGSASQWTPSRTPSPTRVATPVGRVNSSDSLGKMRGTTVSPQILPPLAAVDQYLPRPIDELTPPPSSSTIAYTWPAKGTLTSGYGWRWGRMHKGIDVANSTGTPVVASAEGTIEKAGWNKGGYGNLVEIRHPDGSTTRYAHNSKILVQAGQQVNQGETIALMGSTGHSTGPHTHFEIHPSGKGAVNPIAMLPDRL is encoded by the coding sequence TTGAAACGAGCATTAAAAAAGAGAGTAAAAGCTGTGTTGAACAATAACCCCAGCAGCGATGATGCCCCGGTAGAACTGCTAAATGTGATGAATCCAAAAGTTAACCGCCGGGTGCGGACAAAAGCCGCCATGATTGGCTTGGCAATCTCTATGGGAGCAACCAGCCTTTTGGTGACTCGACAAAGCGATCAAGCCCAAGCAGCAGTGCCAGTAGGCAGCCAAAAGGCAACCTCCGCGATTCCTGCTGTTCCTGACACTGAGGTGAAATTCGCCTCCACAAAGCTGGAGTCCCAAGCAGTCTCATCAGCGAGCGTGCCGGAAAGTCCTGTGATCGTGGAACCAACGGCAGTCTCACAAGTGCCTGGGCTTGAAGCTAAATGGCAAGTTGCCGCAAGTGGAATGTCTTTGCAAGTTCCTGCATCAGAAACGTTTTCCCAAGCAACAGCTGATTATAAAAATTCCCCTTACCTGAAGCCTCAACTGGCACAGGGATTGAACAATACCTTAGCCGAAACTAGTTTCCCAACAGTCAATAATCTGTCTGACTCTAGTGCTGATGGTTTTGGTAGTACAAATGCATCATTAACTGCCGAGCCACAAACAGTGGCAACATCTAGCGCAGTCAACAGTGAAATAAATGCACAACTTAAGGCGCAACAAGAGTTCGCACTAAATCGATTACAAGAAAAATCGAACCGTTTAAGAAAGAGTCTGGCGCAGCTGCGGTCTGGGGAGAACCAAAATTTATCACAAGCTGATCTAGAGTTGGCACAGCCAACAACTGTGGTTGAGAAGACTGTATTAGCCCAATCAGACATTTCTGACGATGCCAGCAAAGCTAACCTGATATCGAGGTTAAAACAGAAGACACAGACTAATACAAGTGTACCAGTACAAGTTACACCAACAGTTATTGCATCTTCGACTCGAACTGCCTACGAAGTGAAGCCTGGAGATACACTAGCAGCGATCGCCAGCAGATACAACACTTCAGTGTCAGAAATAGTTAAGGCAAATAACCTCAATAATCCAAATGAACTGCAAATTAGTCAAAAACTAGTTATTCCTGCTGTTCAAGTTGAGGCAACTGTAGCCACTAAGCCCACTTTTGTAGAGTCCAGCAAAACTCCAAAAGTAGCCACCTCCCCTGTGAATATTGGTAGTGCCAACTCATACCTACCTAGTTCACAATCACCAACCATTGCCGACAACAGTAGCGTTGCTGTCCCTACACCAGTAACTGTTCAGGTTCAGGCAAATAGTGCAACTGACTTAGAAACAGCCCCCCCAACTGTTAGGTCTTATGGCGTTGGTGGTGACATTCCAGTGCCACAAGCTTTTGCCGAAATGCAACAGCCTAAAACAGCGGCAAATAGAGTAGCAAGGGGAAACAATAACAATAATGACCGTTTGCGGGGCTTACAAGCGGAAATCCAGAGGTTACAGCAGAAATATCGCGCTCAACAGTCTGGAAACTTAGTTGTGCCAGCAGCAGCTACCGAAATTAATAATGCTGCGATGCTCACTCCTATTTCTACCCCCAATAATATCCCCGTACCGAACTCTGCTCCTCGACGGAATAGTGTAGCGATACCAATTCCAGTTCCAACACCGATTCGGGCTAACTATAGCGCTCAACCAATTAAGACCCAATTCCGTACTACTGTACGCCCTAACGAGGCAGTAAACCCAGAGTTCTTGCCTAATTTAGGTTCTGCTAGCCAGTGGACTCCCTCTCGCACTCCATCTCCAACCAGAGTTGCAACGCCTGTTGGAAGAGTAAATTCCTCTGACTCCTTAGGAAAGATGCGGGGAACCACCGTTTCTCCACAGATACTACCGCCTTTGGCAGCAGTGGATCAATATCTGCCCAGACCCATTGACGAACTTACTCCTCCTCCATCTTCCTCAACCATAGCTTACACATGGCCAGCAAAGGGTACTCTCACCTCTGGTTATGGCTGGCGTTGGGGTAGAATGCACAAAGGAATTGACGTTGCCAACTCCACTGGTACGCCAGTTGTCGCCTCAGCTGAGGGGACAATAGAAAAAGCTGGTTGGAACAAAGGTGGTTATGGCAACCTTGTCGAAATCCGCCATCCTGATGGCAGCACGACTCGCTAT
- a CDS encoding tRNA (cytidine(34)-2'-O)-methyltransferase, with protein sequence MPQVVLVNPQIPPNTGNIARTCAATGTELHLVGPLGFEISDRYLKRAGLDYWPYVKLHYHESLEAFKTLHQERGGRWLGYTVGGSCNYVNFQFQADDWLLFGSETTGLPPAILSDCDATLYIPMSQPGVRSLNLSVSVAIGLFETRRQLGYLQ encoded by the coding sequence ATGCCTCAGGTAGTTTTAGTTAACCCCCAAATCCCTCCTAATACAGGTAATATTGCCCGTACTTGTGCAGCTACAGGTACAGAATTGCATTTGGTGGGGCCTTTGGGATTTGAAATTAGCGATCGCTACCTCAAAAGAGCGGGCTTAGATTACTGGCCTTATGTCAAACTCCACTATCACGAATCCCTAGAAGCCTTTAAAACATTACATCAGGAGCGTGGAGGTAGATGGCTGGGTTATACAGTTGGCGGAAGTTGTAATTATGTAAACTTTCAGTTTCAAGCTGATGATTGGCTGTTGTTTGGTAGTGAAACTACGGGCTTACCACCAGCAATTCTGTCAGATTGCGATGCTACTCTGTATATTCCCATGAGCCAACCGGGGGTTCGCAGCTTGAATCTGTCGGTAAGTGTGGCAATTGGCTTATTTGAAACCCGTCGTCAGTTAGGCTATTTACAATAG